One Argentina anserina chromosome 6, drPotAnse1.1, whole genome shotgun sequence genomic window, TGCTTTCAAGGCTCGGGTCAATTTAATCACAGAAATCAAATGCACATGTGCTCAAAACACTTATATATAGCTATTATGAGTATTATCTATCAACGTTCTATTCAAGCAAAAGCTGTAAAAGCATATAAACGATATCCTAAAATCAATCcgagatttttttttgcaggGTCAATCCTCAGATTCTTATCTAATCATATACTTGATCCACCATTTGCTCCAGTACATCTGCTATCACATGTATGCAAATTAAtgccatttttttttccaatgatAATTAGTGGTTGGTCTTTTGCCTCCTCTTTGTTTTCCAGTCTCAACTTACTATATATTCCACCCGTTTTGCAGATTCAGAACTACGACACAAACACAATGGAAAAGAGCACTTGGTTCTTCATGGTTTACTGTTGTTTTATGGCGGCTAGCTGCTTAACCATGGCAGCAGCACGAACCAACATCAGCACAGACCAAATTCTCTTCTTGCTCTCAAAGCCCATATCACCAGTGTTTGGGTCTAAAATAATATtccggtattatctagactacTTAGGCTTGTGGACCGGATATTTGGGGAAAGTATATCAAAAAGCAAGATTATCtgccgtattggaatagatttaggggactatcgCCGTATGAAatctgagttgattaaggaaggtgaatctaaatcaactaggaggttctgaggacttgattcgcaagaaagaacaatttgtgttctctatataaggagggTCGAATGCGCAGAATAacacacgcaacgtcaaacaaactatcgtgcaaccgcatagtcaaaatcTCCCAACGGAGTGAAAGTCGGattagcttcggcaaccaagtctcccatcggagcggagctacccagatgcacgcctcgcgctgcatgtagcaacaagtccgattaatttcggcaattcgagtcaagtccatcgagtcgctagcctagcttctagcaaacccaaattctgcactagtcagcaaattccattcgcgagagagtcctgctattaacgacacaatataagctctgcttttccccaagcggtctaaagtaagatcggccatctacttgaggtggagtgaaaggtacctagcaactccggttgtgtataggtcattcgaacttcagcggtttattagcaactgcggagcaatTGTTTGAGACGAAGACAGTACGTGGAGCGCaatcattgtcaaacaaagcaagagttgtatctaactcaaaggtactggcacgccggcaacaacagagaacgaatgGTCGAACCGTCTAGGGTTCGACACCGGGGCCTGCTGATTGTTCTCTAAGGAGGAtccgttttcccagctcgaacatttggcacgcccagtgggacagtGTCAAAGATAGCAAGCCGAAATCATTACTCGCGAGGATTTCCCTCTTGTTCGAAACCAAAGCATTCGCAGTGTATCCCTCATAACACAACGGCTTGCAGAGGTTTAACAGCGGTCGAGGCATTACTGAAGTTTGGAGTGATGGCGACACCGGAAGACATGCAACTAGCTTTTAAAGAGTTGACGACGGTAGTCAAGTCGTTGGAGGAATCCTTCGGCAATCGAATGACTGCAGTTGAAAGAACGTTGGATAATGTGTCACAACTACAGTCGGCACAGGGTCAGCGTCTGGCTGAGACCAATGACAAGATGAAGAAGTTGGTTCTGGGTGTCAATGAACACGCGAAGAATGCTTTCTTGGAGTTCACGGGGCAGGATGAGCGATTTAAGAAAATCGAAGAAGCGTTGGGAATCCAACGGACTGTCGCCGGGCTTTACGAAAGCCAGAACCATGACGAGCTTATTGCCACCAGAAAGGCTAGGTCCAACAAGAAAGATAGAGACGGTGTCAACAACGGCGCTGAAGAGGACGAGGCCAGAGGTGATGAGGCTGGCAAATTTGACACTGAGCTTCTCAGACTTacaaggaggaagaaggtaAAGGCTAAGAAAGGGAAGTTCATGCTCGGAGGTTCCAGACGGTCGAACTCGCCCGAGGTTGAAACTTTACAAAAGGCGTTGGCACTTCTCCAACCAAGCGGAAGACAAGAGCGTCAGCACCAGTCCCGTCGCGAGCAACGAGGGGAGCGTCGAGAGGAATCTAAGAAAGACTTAGAGGAAGGTCAGAGCCTTACCAAGGAGCAAGTTCAGAAGATGATCCAGGAAAGCGTGAGGACCATTCATGGCCATGCTGCCGCGAACGTATCATATACAAGTCCGTTCCCGGAATGGCTGGCAGCATGCCCTTGGCCATCAGGTTATCGACCAATCAAGTTTCAGACATTCTCAGGAGAGGGTTCTGAGAATGCAGCTGAGCATATATCGCTTTCCACAGCGATTGTGGGCCATACGCATCTGATTCAGTCTTCAAGATGAGGACTTTCGGTTCATCTCTGTCAGGGCCGGCATTGTCTTGGTTCTCCAAATTAGCGCCAAGGTCTATTTCGGATTGGTCCATGCTCGAAACGATGTTTAAAACGACTTTTGGGAGTGTTGAGCCTGAAGTGGATTTGTCATCTTTGACTTCCATGTATCAACAACCAATGGAGTCGACAGTAGAGTTCCTAAAGAGGTTCAAGGTTCAGCAAGCAAAGTGCAGAACGCCGCTCGGGGAACAGGATGCTATTCGCATCGCCATAAAGGGTTTGGAGACCCGTCAGCGGGCCAAACATCATGATGCCTACTTTTCTAGTATGGCAGACTTAATGAACAAGGTAGGTTCTTACTAAGTGTTCCTCAGGGAGATGGAGGACAGTGCCATAGTTCTGAAAGGTTCACCTGTATCTTATCACCCTGGGACGTTGAAACCACGATATGCAGTTCCATCCGGGACTAAGAGGGTTTCCACTATCTACTCGCATGTAGATCCTTTCTACACACCGTGTCCATACGAAGAGCAGTGGGTCGAGGAAGTAGATGATGAAGTATCTGCTGTAGAGATAGCTGGAAGACATGCATTGAAGTCTAAGGCTTTGAAGATGTCTAGGGATCCTGTCAAGATTTCTACAGCAGCATTCACCAAGCCCGAGTATGACTCGTACACCTACAACGCTCACAAAGCTCCAGAAATTCTGGATGAGTTGTTCgcgagtggaagagtgaagcATGACACTGCGATGCCTATCGCAGCGCAAATCGAAGGGAAGAAGTATTGCAAGTTTCATAACTTGTTCAATCACCACACAGCTGATTGTGTTAAGCTCAAGGATCAGTTGCAGACTTGGATTAACAAAGGAATGCTTGGGGTGGACACTTAATGAGCCGCAGCTTGGGTCGATATTGATCCCTTCCCTACAGTGTCAGTGGTAGAAGTCACACCATTGACAACACCATTGAAAATCATCGCCCTTCTAGGTTTGCTGAATATACTTATGATGCGTCATTGGCTCATGAGATCTTGGACAAGCTTATTGTTGAGGGTGAAACCATTGTACCATGGACTGAATTCCCATTCATGGATGAAGTTAAAGGTAAAcggtattgtaagtttcataacATTTGGACTCATGATACTCGTATTTGCACACGGCTCAAGGACCAGGTACAGCAGTGGTTAGATGAGGGAGTGTTGTCCTTCGCTTCAGACCCTGGTCTGGGTGTGGAGGCAACATCGAAAAGAGTATCCGCGGAGCAGGAGGTTGTGATAGCCAAGCAGTCTGGCCCGGGGAAACAAAAGAGCGTTGTCCAATACAAGGAACAAAATGTCGCGAAAGCCAAAACTTATGTTCTTTGCAATCGGTGCAAGAATGAGTGTTCCATAAACTGTGATAATGCCGACAACTGCGAAGAGTCGCGAAGACACCGGAGGCCTCGTTCGCCGACAAATATTTCCGAGAGGAAAGACTCCAAGAAAGCTAGAGTTCAGATGGACACTTATGCTCAGGTGTTGAAAAGACCACATTCAGGTCTGGGCATGGTCGCGAACGTTCCTGGAAGGCAGCGAGTTGGAACAACGAGACCAGAAGCTCAGGCTTCGCGCGAGGTCCTACAACGGCCGTACATACCACCTGCGTCGAGGTCGCTAAAACCTGATGTCTGGTACGTTCAAGAGCACGGAAGAGCTAAAGAAGCTACGAAAACTCAGAAGAGGAACGTTCAGAAAAGATGGGGAAAGGCCAAGCGAATGCTAGAGGCGTATAACCGAGGGGAGCTCTCTCGCGATCAGCTAGAGCTGCCACCTTGGTTGTTGCGAGAAACAGTTGAAAAGCTTAGTTTCAAGCCATACGTGCACATTCGTCGGAATAATCACCACAGGAAGGAGCCATACCCCAGGGAAAGCGTTCATAATCGAATTGAACGGCCAGTAGAAACTGCTCCTACACGAAGAGTTTCAATCCATGATAGGTTGTCTTACGCATCTACTGACGGTAGAGCAACAAATAAACAACACATATAGGGTGTTTCTATTCGGTAGAAACAACAACGAAGTAGTGTTGTTCCACCTATGCAATCTAAATGGATACCTAAAAGGTCTGTGAGTAGGCCAGGCCATCAGGAACCAGTCCCAGAGAAGTTAAGCCACCGTTTGAATGGAAACTGAAGGTCAAAGAACCAACGCTAGTGGTTCCAATAGCGCAATAGTCAATATTGGTAGTTCCAGAAGACGACAGTGGTTATTCCTCCTAAGGCTCCTCAGGAACAATCGCTAACGGAATATCTCAGGAGTAAGTTCCCCTCGCGGACGTCAATTGGGTCCATGCCGGATGATGATATGGAAGAGCCAGGTGGTAAGGAGCACGGGTTAGAGTTTTCTGATCCAGAGGATGAGCTGGAACAAGGGTATGATGATGAGATGGTCGCTACTCCAGACTGCAACATGTTTGATCTCTCTCATGGGGATGCCTTTGAGGAGGGAACACCGAAGCTAGACAGAGTGCGTAGTTGCAACATGTTGTTCACCTTGTCGTCGAAGTATGCTCTTCCACGGCCAATGCCATCTCATCTATTCATTGGAGGTGAGACGCAGGCCCAGGAGGTGGGTACAATCGCAGAGTTGTCATCTGCCGAGGTGCCAACTGTTGAGAAGGACTCGAGAAAAGAGGGAGTTGATAAATCTCACACGATAACAGAGCTCCAAAGCTTCTTTATGATGTTCACAAAGCCTACCGCGACCATGACTCAGCACATTAAACCTTTATACATATCAGCTGAGATGGAGGGTAAGAGAGTGAACAAAATCCTCGTCGACGGTGGTGCAACAGTTAGTATCATTACCGTGAAAACAGTCGAAGCACTTGGCATCGCGAAGGAAAAGGTTCTCAGTAGCAATCTCAAGGTCAGGAGTTTTGCTGGCAACTTAACTAAGACCTTGGGAGTGTTGATCCTCAAAGTCAAAATAGGACCTTCGGAACTGTTTAAGACATTCTTCGTCACGGATTGCACCGCTCCATACAGCATCATACTGGGTAGGGACTGGATACATCGAGCTTACTGCATCCCTTCTACTCTACACCAAGAGATGTTGATGTGGGATCCCGCAACTGACAAGGCAGAATTAGTAAAAGCAGATGATCGACCATACTCGGTCGCGTCCTGTATTCTGGATGCTGAGTATTATTATGGTGACATGAGACCTTTGGGAGTTGCCGGGATAGATACTAAGGGTCGTCCAATTGGGGTGACTTCTACAGAATTGACACGATGGGGTCTAGTACAGGTCAAGACAGACATAAATCGACCTGGCTTCATCATGAAAGCCAAAAATCGTCATCCATGAGTACATCACTGGCCAAGGAGCAGGAGCAGGCTTATGTGTCCTTTCTCCAACGTTTATCTATTTACAGAGAGGAACAAGAGGCTTGGGGGGCAGTGGCACTAGTCGAATGCATTGAGGATGATTTGATTGAAATTCAGGCAGAGGAGGAGTTCATTCAACCAGCACCAGCAGCTTTGGGTGATACTCCACCTAAAGTAAAGGATCCAGTGGAAAATATCAATCTTGGGACTACAGACGAGCCCATGGAGGTTGGAATAAGTAAGCACCTAGGTGAGGAACTAAGACAACATTTGGTGGAGTTGTTGTAGGAGTTCCGCGATTGCTTTGCTGAGAAATTTGAGGACATGCCGGGCTTGTCACCAGATTTGGTCTGCCATCGTTTGCCAATCATGGACGGGTACAAGCCGGTACAACAAAGTCCATGACGAATGAGTGCAGACACAGCAGCAGCAGTCAAGAGAGAGGTTCAGAACATGTTCCAAGCCGGTATTATCCGACCAGCCAAATACTCTCAGTGGTTGTCAAACATAGTACCGGTACGGAAGAAAAATGATAAGATTCGcgtgtgtgtggactacaaGAACCTGAATACCGCGACACCTAAGGATGTCTATCCTATGCATGTGGCAGATATGTTGGTCGATGCGGTCGCAGGGCATGAATTATTATCTTTTATGGATGGTACTGCTGGTTACCATCAGATTCCTGTTTATGAACCGGATAGGCACAAAATAGCATTTCGATGCCCAGTGTTCACTGGAGTGTTTGAATATAACAACATGCCGTTTGGTTTGACCAACGCGGGGGCTACATACCAGCGAGCAATGAACCTAATTTTTCATGATGTGCTGGGGGGCATTCTCGAAGTCTATATCGATGACGTGGTGGTTAAGTCTAAGAAGAAGGAATATCACATCGAGAATTTGCGGACAGTGTTCACCAGGATGAGAAAGAACAAGCTCAGGATGAATCCAGCTAAATGCATTTTTGGGGTTCGAGCTGGAGACTTCTTGGGTTTCATAGTGCATGAAAGAGGTATTGAGGTCGCAGAAGATAAGGCTAAAGCTGTCTTAGACACGCCGGCACCAAGGAACAAGAAGGAACTTCAGAGTTTGCTTGGGAAAATAAACTTCCTTCGACGCTTCATTTCTAATTCCGCTGGCAAAATCGCAGTCTTCTCTCCTTTGCTGAAGCTTAAGGCAGATCAAGAATTTCGGTGGGGACCTGCGCAACAGGCAGCTTTTGACAAAATCAAGGAATACCTTACCCATCCACCTGTTCTTAGACCCCCACGGCCGGGAATACCTTTGAAGTTATACATTTCCGCATCTCCTTACTCCATCGCAGGACTCCTAGCACAAGATGGTGATGGAGAGGGGGGGGGGCAAGAAGCTCGAACATGAGGTTTATTACTTGAGCCGAACCTTGTTAGACGCTGAAACTAGATACTCGCCGATTGAGAGGTTATGTTTAGCTCTGTACTTCGCAGGTACTAAGCTTCGCCATTACATGCTATCCTTTACTatggtggtggtggcacaAACTGATTTAGTGAAGTATATACTTACCAGACCTATGCTTAGGGGTCAGATTGGTAAGTGGATTTTGGCATTATCAGAGTTTTCTTTATCCGACTTCTTGTTGCATCATCCTATTGTGGAGGATATTGACGACCAGAATGTGGTTGTTTCCTTTGTTCACACTCAGCCTTGGGTTTTATACTTCGATGGTAGCAGCACCGATCATTTGTCCGGAGCGGGTGTTGCATTGGTTAATCCCTCTGGCGTCAGACATTGTTACTCTTTTCAGCTGGAGTGGAAGTGCACTAACAATCAGGCAGAATATGAGGCCGTCATCATTGGCTTGGAGTTGTTGCTTGATCTGGAGGTCACCGAGGTAGAGGTATTGGGTGATTCCCTCCTAGTCATTAACCAGCTCAAGGGGGTCTACAAGTGCAACAACTTTACATTACTCCCTTTTTGGGAACGAGCATCGGAATTGTTAGACCAATTTACCGATGTGGTGCTTGATTATATTCCTCGCGAACGAAATTTCGCTGCCAATGAGTTAGCACAATTGGCTACAGGCATTCGCCTGGCAGATGGCGTTCGTGAACGAATTTTGATGGTTCAGAGACGCACATTACCTTCCTTTATGGCAAGGAAAGAGGTCAACGATGAGTGGTTGGTAGCTGTTGTCGACGCTATTGATGAGGATTGGCGGCAGCCAATCATCCAGTACCTCACTGATCCTTCTTCACCGGTGGACAAGAGGGTTAGATATTTCGCTACTAACTACGTCCTTCGAGGCAATGAGGTATTGCGCAGGGCAGAAGATGGTGTGTACCTAAGATGCATCTATGGAGCTGAGGCTAAGAGGTGCTTGCAAGAGGTTCACTGTGGCAATTGTGGTTCTCACCAAGCCGGTCCAAAGATGCGTTGGCTCATTCGCCGATATGGTTTTTATTGGCCTACCATGCTCAAGGACTGCATCAGCTTCGCACAGGGTTGCATCGAATGTCAAATGCATGGGCCAGTCCAGCATGTGCCTGACGTGCCTCTACAACCAATCATTAAACTTGGCCGGGTCGCAGCTGGGCTTTAGACTTTATCGGGGAGATTCATCCCAATTCTTCCTTGCAGCACAAGCACATTCTCTTGGCTACAGATTTCTTCACCAAATGGGTCGAGGTCATACCAGTCAGGACGACGTCTTCAGAGGTGATCACAGACTTcatcttcaaatatattatcacCAGGTATGGTATTCCAGAATGTTTGGTTGCAGACAGGGGGCATGTTTCATGGCTGAGAAGACCCAGAGGTTCTTAGCTGGCTATGGGATAAAGTTTCTGCATTCCAGTCCTTATTATGCTCAAGCGAATGGCCAGGCAGAAGCTAGCAACCGCGTCATTCTGTCTATACTCAAGCGAATGTTGGATGCAAATCCGCGATCGTGGCACATAAAGTTGAATCACACATTGTGGGCTTACAGAACTTCCAAGCGTACTCCAACTAGTACTACACCCTATGCATTGATGTATGGATATGATGCGGTCATTCTTATGGAAATTAATGTTCAGTCGCTGCGGGTTCGCGAACAGCACCAGTTGATTGTGGAGGACTATGTTCAAGCTATGTTTCAAGAACATGAGGACTTGGACCTTCGCCGAATGGAAGCTCTTGATAGCCTTATTgccgaaaagaaaaagatagcaCGACTTTATGACAAACGCACGCGAGGACGCAGCTTTGGAGTTGGGGACTTAGTTTGGAAAGtttgttttccttttggtGAACGAGTTGATGGTCGCGGTAAATGGTCTGCTAAATGGGAAGGTCCTTATGTGATTGATCGAGTAATGGGCAAAGGCGCCTACAACCTTTGCGACACTGACGGGAATGCTCATAGAAATCCCATGAATGGTCGCCATCTTAAGAAATACTTTCCTAGTGTTTGGGAATATGAAGATCCACCGATTGCGGTGCGAGCAATATAGCAAGGGTTCGTCTAGTGTTTTCTTGGACTACATTCTTTCAACCAAGTAAACAGGGGGCAACACCATAGATACTCAGAGCAATCGCGAATTTAGGCATTTTTGCTCGGTCGTGAACATTCTAATCCATAAGTTCGCGaacccaaatttttttttctcgaaCCTAGCGAGTTTCTGAAACTTTTTGAGTTTCTTACTTGTGCTCCGGCATTTTGTGTAATACATTGGACCAATATTTGTGGTATAGCATGGGTTATAACTTTGGTTATGCAGCAATGAAACAATAACAAGTGTTTTTATGAAACAAGTTGTGTTTTATTCATATGGCTTCGTGGCCAGAAACTTTATACAAGACCTATACTATTACATGTGAGCCTtaacaagctctgataccatctaTAGTAGGTGGAAAAGGTCTTCGCGATGCTTCCTGTTCATCCCACCACCGCGAGAAACTTGAGATTAAACTGCACCAGTTAAGGACCAATTGGAACCAGCTTGTTGCCAAATATAGGTTCTAATTGGAAAACTGGTGGTAGCATGAGGGATCCTGAGCCTTGGTTTGCAGCATTCACCTGATGTTCCCTCAAAGAAGGGAGATTGGAGGATATTGCACATGGGAGGTACAACAGCTGGCGTCGCGTATCAAAAGAGGTACGTGACGAGCATGCTGTACCTATTGGCTCTGGTCCCAGATTTGGCAGCCTGTTTCCCGATGCCCGGCAACTAAACAATGATGCATAGGCCGCGGGAAGGGCTGCCTTTTCCTCTATTACTTGTAATCCTTCACTAGAAACAACCCTTAATGCAGGGTAGATCCCCGGTGTCGAACTACAAAGAAGGGAGGATGCGAGGGTAGAATAAGACTCCCACCTCACATTTAAGGGTAGAATAAGGCTCTCACAAAGTGCTACTGAGTTTGTAGGTCTGGGAGATGAAACTTAGGAAACCTCAGGGGTTTCGAAGGAGGAAATGGAATCGACATGGTTGGAGGCTGCGGAAGAAAGCGTGGTGAGATCTTCCCTTAGGGTTTCATTTTATAGCGGAAGAAACTTGGATTCAAGGGTTGAGATTAAAGATACGGATTTGGAGATCACACCCGGGATTAATTGCAGCAATAATGGTCAACCTGAAACGGTTTGCACATTCGCCAATATTAATTGCTCCGGTTTATGAGGGTTTGCATGCGAACTTACACGGTGACGAATTGAGTTGAGCTCCAGTCATGGGCTTATAGTTGGGTTGTGAACGAATCAAGGAGACGCGAGTAGGAGAAGCAGATAGAGATAAGTTACAATTCTTACTATTGAAATGCATTGATGTTCAAGTTACATTTTATTCCCAACAAGGCGAATATCTAAGAGGAGCTTTCCAGTATCGTTGGCCTTGTCACATATCAGATTGTTGAGTCTCCTTTCTTCAGCCTCAGAGGCCGCCAGTTGCCTTTTGCGCTCTTGTATTTGGGGCACAACACTTCTTATCTCTTCTTCTACAACCTTGAGCTCCCTAGCTTGCTCAGCTTCAAGCTCTGCTAGTTGTTGCTACAATGCACTAATTTGTTGCGCACGGCTGGTCTTGGCATGATGAAGTTTGGTCCTAAGTTGAGCAGGGCTTTGCGTAACGAATTATCGGGCATCAGCGTTGTGTTGGGACAGACTCTGAGCTTGGCTCCTCAAGTTGTGGCATTCTGCCATGAGACCCAGGATGGTGTTCTGTGCCTGTTCAGTATTCGCGAATGGGCTCGGCTCAAGTGAGTATAGTTTCAGGTAGCGAAGGGTATCCTTCACCTTAGCCAGACGAGCTGGATCAGTTAGGTCTTCAGAGGATAGTTCCGCGAGTTGTGCCCGGGTCTGGACAAGTTCTTGAGACTTTATAGATATTAGGGGGCTGGCCGGACCTAACATATCATCCAGGAGATCTTCCAAAGAGGGACTAGGGCAATGCCCAGTTGGATCAACAACGGGTGTGGATCCAGAGGCTCCAACAGTTGGCACAATTGGCATGCTGGAAGTAGTCGCGATTGCCACAACCTACAGAGAGTAAAGAACAATTAATAAAACAGCTAAGTGTTTACAAAGAAAGGTAGAAACGCATAAACCAGGAAGGGGTTAAAGGTATTACCCCATCAGAATGAGGAAAGGGAGCCTCGCTTCCTAGAGGAGGTTGCGGTGCGTCATCAGGGCTCGCTGGGTCCACAGTCGCGAAGGAGTGCTGCACATCTTCATCTGCTTCGTTGGAACTGGTCACGTCTTCTTCATCTCCCACTTCATTCTCCAGAATTTGGGTTGAAAAGGATTGGGAGAGCACCGTTGTAGGGACGATTGACATTTGCAACTCCAAGATCTGAGCGTTCGCCACCGTAATAGGGGGAGTGGTCTGAGTGGTTTCTTGGTTCACAGCCACAGTCGGTAATATAGCAGTCGCGACTTCCGTGGTAGGTGATTGAGCGTCAACATGAACCTGTGTTAGAGACCATGAAGGATATCATTGACCCACAAGCAATTAATATAAGTTAAAGAACTACATCTTAGCGAACAATAAAGTGTTGCTCTATGGGGCAACAGCGTGTTTGACCACTTACGGCAGGGTCTTCCATCGCGGGGGCTACAATATGAGGGGTAGACAGAGGTGTAGAAGTTGGGTTCTCGCGAACCTACAAATCAGATGAGAATCAGTCAGAGTGGTTCATGGATACAGCGCCAATTGGAACAAGTAGTGTGTTCTTTTTACCTCGATAGCTGTCTCTGGATTACTGGTCCCAGTCATTGGCTCAGGGCTGACCTGGTTCGCAATCGCGAGCGGGGCAGAGGTGTTTGAGGCACCTATTCTTCTCCTTTGAATCAACTGACATTTACAGGAGTTGGTTAGTTGAGGAGGTTACAACAGTCTTTAGTGTTGTTGTCCAACAAGGAGGAAGACTTACAGGATTGAAGTCTATGGCGTCAAGATCATCCGCGTCATTATCAGGACTAGAGGTTGTTCTTCCTCATTTACGGCTTTGGGAGGAGGAAGCACCAACTGTGTTCTCAAAAACCTGCAACATGAACCAGTTAGTGGTTTTTAATCAGTGTTGAAACAAGAACTGTAGGAGTTCGAATAGGCGTTAGGATTTTACCCTTGAAGGAACGATTCTGACAGCATTTGGAATAACCACCCGCAGCAAATCCTCGTCTCCAGGAACCTCAGGGTCCTCTTGCAAATATCTCTTGAGCCCCGTCTGGAAGATGTATTGGAAAATGACCCGCGAGCGTTGCTCCCACTGGCCAGAATTGATTCTCTCCCACCATTGAGGGTAG contains:
- the LOC126796923 gene encoding uncharacterized protein LOC126796923, with translation MVVVAQTDLVKYILTRPMLRGQIGKWILALSEFSLSDFLLHHPIVEDIDDQNVVVSFVHTQPWVLYFDGSSTDHLSGAGVALVNPSGVRHCYSFQLEWKCTNNQAEYEAVIIGLELLLDLEVTEVEVLGDSLLVINQLKGVYKCNNFTLLPFWERASELLDQFTDVVLDYIPRERNFAANELAQLATGIRLADGVRERILMVQRRTLPSFMARKEVNDEWLVAVVDAIDEDWRQPIIQYLTDPSSPVDKRVRYFATNYVLRGNEVLRRAEDGVYLRCIYGAEAKRCLQEVHCGNCGSHQAGPKMRWLIRRYGFYWPTMLKDCISFAQGCIECQMHGPVQHVPDVPLQPIIKLGRVAAGL